The nucleotide sequence CCTTGACGGTGCCCTCGGCCGAGAAGGTGGGCGTCCACTCCTGCGAGTAGCCGCCGCCGTAGCCCCACGCCATGTTCTGGAAGTGCCAGTCGAGGTAGTTCGAGCCGTCCGGCAGCTCCATCGCGAACTTGCCGTTGCCGGCGGCCGCCTTGAGCGCCTCGGACCACTCCTTGAACTCGTCCCAGTCCTTCGGGCCGCGGTCCTCGAGCCCGGCCTTGGACCAGATCTCCTTGTTGTAGTAGAAGAGCGGCGTCGAGCGGGAGTACGGCAGCGCGAAGTGGCCGCCGTCGAAGAGGTAGTCGCCGTAGAGGGCGTCGACGTAGTCCGCGGTGTCGATCTTCGCGGTCGTCAGCAGCTCGTCGAGGGGGGTCAGCTGCTTGTTGAGCGCGAAGTTGAACCACGTGACGTCGGAGACGACGACGAGGTCCGGCAGGGTCCCCCCGACGAGGGCGCCGTTGAACTTCTGGGCGACCTCCTCGTAGTTCTTGCCGGCGTCGACGAGCTTGACGGTGATGCCGGGGTTCGCCTTCTGGAAGGCGGCGATGAGCTCCTGCTCGACCGGCTTGCTGTTGCCCGGGTGGTTGCTCCAGAGCTCGAGCGTCGTGCCGTCGCCCCCCTGGTCGGAGGTGGCGCTCGTGCCGGTGCCGGCGCAGGCGCTGAGGCCGGCGGCGCCCGCGACGCCGGCGAGGCCGAGGAACCCTCGGCGGGTGACGTTGTTCATGGTGGTGCCCTCCCTGTGGTCCGGGCCTGCTCGCCCGGGGTGGATGTGCGTGGTCGGTCGTGCGTCGTCGGTCGGTGCTGCGTCGTCGGCGCGGGTCAGCTCTTGACGGCCCCCGCGGTGAGGCCCTTGATCATCTGGCGCTGCAGGACGAGGAAGAGGACGAGCACGGGCAGCATCGCGAGCACCGTGCCGGCCATCACCGGACCCCAGTTGGTGACGCCGTCGTTGTTCTGCAGGAGCGTCAGGCCGACCGGCAGCGGCGCGGTGCGCTGGTCGTCGGACATGAGGAACGGCCAGAGGTACTCGTTCCACTCGTTGACGACGGTGATGAGCGAGAAGGCGACGAGCGTCGGCCACGACATCGGCAGCACGACCCGCCAGAGCAGCTTGATCGGGCCGGCGCCGTCGAGGCGGGCGGCCTCGATGATCTCGCCCGGGAGGCTGAGGAACTGGTTGCGCATGAGGAAGGTCCCGAAGGCCACCCCGGCGAGCGGGATGATGATGCCCTGGAAGGTGTTCCGCCAGCCCAGCTGCGCGACGAGCGCGTAGTTGCTGATGACCGTGATCTGGTTCGGCACCATGAGCGCGGCGATGACGACGAGGAAGACGACGTTGCGGCCGGGGAACCTCAGCAGCGAGAGCGCGTACGCGCTGATGACCCCGAGGACGATCTTCGACGCCGAGAGCACGAGCGTGATGATGACCGAGTTGCGGAAGTAGTCGAGGAACGGGATGCGCGTCGTCACGTCGCGGTAGTTCGCGGTCGTCCCCGGGTCGGGGAGCCACTGCGCCGGCTGCACGTAGATGTCGCCGCGCTCCTTGAGCGAGGTGATGACGATCCAGAAGAGCGGGACGCCGACGACGAGCAGGACGACGACCATCCCGGCGTAGCCGGCGACGGTCATCCCGCGGGAGCGGTGCGAGGCGGCCTCGGCCCCGTGCGCGCGCGCCGTCACGACCGCTGCCCCCGGTCCATGATCCGCACCTGGACGACGGTGACGAGCAGGAGGATGAGGAACATGACGGTCGCGACCGTCGCGCCGTAGCCGGCCCGCTGGTTGACGAACGTCTCGCGGTAGACCTGGTAGACGAGCGTCATCGTGCCGTCGCCCACGGGTCCGCCGCGGGTCATGACGTTGATGATGTCGAAGACCTGGACCGAGCTGAGCAGCACGGTGATCGAGAGGAAGAAGGTCGTCGGGCGCAGCTGCGGCAGGAGCACCTTGCGGAAGTGCGTCCACGGGGAGGCGCCGTCGATCTCGGCGGCCTCGTCGAGGTCCGCGCGCCGGCCCTGGAGGGCCGCGAGGTAGATGACGAAGGTGTAGCCGAGGTTCTTCCAGATGTAGGTGAAGGTCACCATGAACAGCGCCCAGCCGGAGCGCTGGTAGAAGTCCGGCGCCTCGACGCCGATGCGGGCCAGGAGGTCGCGCACGAGCCCGAAGCTGGGGTCGAAGACGAACTGGAAGGCCACGCCGACCGCGGCTCCGGAGATGACGAAGGGCGCGAAGACCGCCGAGCGGACGAGGTTGCGCCCGCGCAGCCGCTGGTCGAGGAGGACGGCCAGCCCGAGGCCGAGAGCCATCGAGATGCCCACCGTCGCCACGGTGAAGACGAGCGTGTTCCCGAGGACGGTGCGGGTGTCCTCGCGGCCGAACCACTCGACGTAGTTGGCGACCCCGACGGGGTTCGCGACCGGCGCCGAGATGTTCCAGTCCGTGAAGGACAGGCGGATGTTGTCGAGCAGCGGCCGGTAGGTGAAGACCACGAGCAGGACGAGGTTCGGGGCCAGGAGCAGCGCGGCGAGCGACCACTCCCAGGCGCGTCCGGACGAGCGTCGCGGAGGGGGGCCGACCGGCGCTGGCGGGCCGGCGGTTCCCCCTCGCGCGACATCGGGCTGGGTCGTCGACGTCGGCGGCACGCGGCCGACCCTAACCGCGTCGTCGGACCCACGGGGGCTTCGGCGTGAACGAGTTCCGTCCGGAAGGTGACAACTGTGAACGCGTCACGTCCGGACACGGGCGAGGGGCCCGGACCAGATGGTCCGGGCCCCTCGTGGCAGAGCCGGTGCGCCGTGACGGCGCGGTGGCTCAGTTGCCGGTGAGCTTCTCGCGCAGCGCGGCGAGGGCCTCGTCCGAGGCGAGCGTGCCCTCGGACTGGGTGACCTGCGGGCGGGGCGAGCTCTCGCTCGAGGAGGACGACGAGCCCGACTCCGAGGAGTACGAGGTCTCGGCGCTGCCGCCGGCGGCCTCCGCGTCGGCCTTGGCGAACGCCTCGACCTGGGCGCGGTGCGCCTCCCAGCGGGAGTGCGCCTCGGCGTACTGCTTCTCCCAGGCCTCGCGCTGGGTCTCGAAGCCCTCGAGCCACTCGTTGGTCTCCGGGTCGAAGCCCTCGGGGTACTTGTAGTTGCCCTGCTCGTCGTACTCCGCGGCCATGCCGTAGAGCGTCGGGTCGAACTCGACCTGGCCGGCGCCGTCCTCGTTCGCCTGCTTGAGCGAGAGCGAGATGCGGCGACGCTCGAGGTCGATGTCGATGACCTTGACGAAGATCTCCTGGCCGACGGTGACGACCTGCTCGGGCAGCTCGACGTGGCGCTCGGCGAGCTCGGAGATGTGGACCAGGCCCTCGATGCCGTCGTCGACGCGCACGAACGCACCGAACGGGACGAGCTTGGTGACCTTGCCCGGGACGACCTGGCCGATCGCGTGGGTCCGGGCGAAGTGCTGCCACGGGTCCTCCTGCGTCGCCTTGAGCGACAGGGAGACGCGCTCGCGGTCCATGTCGACGTCCAGGACCTCGACCTTGACCTCGTCGCCGACCTCGACGACCTCGGACGGGTGGTCGATGTGCTTCCAGGACAGCTCGGAGACGTGGACGAGGCCGTCGACCCCGCCGAGGTCGACGAACGCACCGAAGTTGACGATCGAGGACACGACACCCGTGCGGACCTGGCCCTTGCCGAGCTCCTTGAGGAAGGTCGTGCGGACCTCGGACTGCGTCTGCTCGAGCCACGCACGGCGCGACAGGACCACGTTGTTGCGGTTCTTGTCGAGCTCGATGATCTTGGCCTCGATCTCCTTGCCGACGTACGGCTGGAGGTCGCGGACGCGACGCATCTCGACGAGGGACGCCGGGAGGAAGCCGCGCAGACCGATGTCGAGGATGAGGCCGCCCTTGACGACCTCGATGACGGTGCCGGTGACGACGCCGTCCTCCTCCTTGATCTTCTCGATCGTGCCCCACGCGCGCTCGTACTGGGCGCGCTTCTTGGACAGGATCAGGCGACCCTCCTTGTCCTCCTTCTGGAGGACCAGGGCCTCGACCTCGTCGCCGACCTTGACGACCTCGTTGGGGTCGACGTCGTGCTTGATCGACAGCTCGCGCGAGGGGATGACGCCCTCGGTCTTGTAGCCGATGTCGAGGAGGACCTCGTCGCGGTCCACCTTGACGATGCGACCCTCGACGATGTCGCCGTCGTTGAAGTGCTTGATCGTCGCGTCGATGGCGGCGAGGAGGTCTTCCTCAGATCCGATGTCGTTGATCGCGATCTGGGGGGCGGTCTTGGCGACCGTGCTGGCAGTCATGTAGTAGGAACTCCGATGTGGACAGATGGAATCGATGGGATGCTTCGCGCGCACGCGCGACCCACGCAGGGCACACGTGTGCCGGGCCAGACTACTCGGCCGCGGCCGTGGCGGGCAAAACGTCGGGACCGGGACCGGTCGGGAGCGCCGACCGATGACCTCCGAGGCCGGGCGCCGACCCGTCGACGCCGCCGAGACCCTCGCCGCGAACCGCTCCTGGTGGGACGGCGAGGCCGAGGACTACTACGCCGAGCACGGCGCCTTCCTCGGCGACGACGCCTTCGTCTGGGGCCCGGAGGGCTGGACCGAGGCCGAGCTGGACCTGCTCGGCGTGCGCGACGGCATGACGGTCCTCGAGATCGGCGCCGGCGCCGCCCAGTGCTCGCGCTGGCTGGCCCGCACCCACGACGTCCGGGTCGTCGCGAGCGACCTCTCGGCGGGGATGCTGCGCACCGGCCGCCGGCTCGACGCGCGGGGCGGCACGACGCCGCTCCCCCTCCTCCAGTGCGACGGCACGGTCATCCCCCTCGCCGACGCCTCCGTCGACCGGGTCTTCACCGCCTACGGGGTCATCCCCTTCGTCGCCGACAGCGGCGCCGTGCTGCGGGAGGCCGCCCGGGTGCTGCGGCCCGGCGGGCGCTTCGTCTTCTCGACCTCGCACCCGGTGCGCTGGGCCTTCCCCGACGTGCCCGGGCCGGCCGGCCTCACGGTCTCGCAGTCGTACTTCGACCGCACGCCCTACGTCGAGAGCGAGGCGGGCGTCGTCACGTACACCGAGCACCACCGCACCCTCGGCGACCTCGTGCGCCAGGTCGTCGCGGCGGGGCTCGTGCTGCGCGACCTCGTCGAGCCCGAGTGGCCCGAGCGCAACGAGGCGGAGTGGGGCGGCTGGTCGCCCCTGCGCGGGCGGGTCCTGCCGGGCACGGCGATCCTCGTCACCGAGCGCCCGGGCTGAGCCCGCCCCCGCGCGGGGGTCAGCGGCCGGCGGGGACCCGGCTGCGCTCGAGGGTCCCGCCCTCGTCCGCCGCACCGTGGCGCCCGCCGCGGCGGCCGGCCAGCCAGAGGGCCAGCCCCCCGAGCAGCGCGACGACGCCGAGGATGCCACCGACGAGCGGCACCGTGCGGGTGAGCAGGCCGAGCTGCGAGGCGTTGGTGGAGCCGGAGTCGACGTTGGTCTTCACCGTCTCGGGGGTGAACCCGAAGGTGAGGTCGAGGAAGGGCGACCCGTCGTCGAGGAGCCGGACCTGGTGCTCCTTCTGGTCGATGATCGAGCCGGTCGTCGGCTCGACCCACATCGTCTTGTCCGTCGAGTACGTGCCCGCGACGCCGTCGGTGATCTGGATCGGGGCGTCCTTGACCGACACGAGGAACTTGTACGTGGCCAGGCCGTCGACGTCCTCCTCGCCCTGGTAGGTCGCGTCGACGGCGCCGCCGACGAGGCCGTCCCAGAACGGGTAGGTCTTCTGCTCGACACCGAACGGGAACTTGTTGACCAGCCCCTCCTTCGGCGCGGCGTCGGCCGGGAGGTTCGCGAAGTCGTTGACCGGCATCGCCGTGCGGCGGTCGGTCGCGAAGGTGTCGGTGCTCGCCGAGAGCAGCGCCTTGGACGGGTCGTCCGCGGCGACGCAGTCGGGGGCGTTGCCGTCGGGGTCGCGCACGAGGCAGCTGGAGTTCTGGAAGAGGACGACGTCGCCGGTGCTCAGCTCGGAGTCGGCGTGGGTGATGCTCACGGCCTTGACCGGGGTGTTCTCGAGCCCGTCCGGGCCGGCCACCTGGGCCTCGCCCGACAACCGGGTCACGGTGTCGACGTCGAGGGGGGTCTTCTGCACCTGTCCCGAGGCGTACGCCAGCGACAGGATCGCGGTCGTCACCAGGAACGCTCCGAGGAAGACGAGGAGCTTCGTCACGATTCCGCGCACTGCTGGACCCTCCGTTGGGCTCGATGTCGGACGAAATGTAGCAGGAGGCAACCCGCCGGTAACATGACTCGCGGAGGCCGCGTGGCGCGAGGACGCCCGGCGGCCCCGTCCGCACCGACCCGGGAGGCCCGCGCGCCATGACCGCCGCCGCCGCGCCGAGCACGGCGAGCAGCCGCTCGACCGCCCTCGACTGGGTCCGTGGCGTCGCCATCGTCCTCGTCGTCCTCTCCCACATGTGGGCGCTGTGGTCGATCGAGACCCTCGCCGGGGTGCCCCCTCTCCTGCACCTCCTCCAGAGCGGCAACATCGCCGTCACCGTCTTCCTGGTCGTCGCCGGCTTCCTGCTGACCCGCTCGCTCATCGGCCGGGCCGGCACCCGCGACGACGACGCCGGCCGGGTCGGGGCCATCGCGGCCGAGCGGCCGGGCCTCGCGGTCCTCACCCGGGTCGTGCGCATCTCGTCGCAGACCTGGCCACTCCTGCTGCTCGTCTGGTTCGTCGCGCTGGCCGAGGGCGGGGGCGAGGTCGTCGAGACCCAGACCGAGCGCTCGGTCCTGTGGGTCGGCACCTTCGGCTGGAACGTCTACCTCCAGAGCCAGGCCCTGCTCGCGCGGGCCGACCTCGGCCACCTCTGGTACACCGCCGTCTACGTGCAGGTGACCCTCCTGCTCGTCGCGCTCGTCCGCGGCCTGCGCCACCGCCGCGTCGTCCTCGCGCTGACCCTCGGCGGGCTGCTCCTCGCCTGCACGCTCTGGCGGGCGCACGTCGCCGACGTCGAGCCGCTGACCACCGCGCTGCTGCGCACGACGACCCGGATGGACGGGATGCTCTGGGGCGCCCTGGCCGCCGTCTGCTGGCCGTGGCTGCGCCCGGTGCGCGCGGTCGCCGGGACGGTCGTCAGCTACGCGCTGACCCTCTTCGCGGTCCTCGTGCTCGTCCTCGGCAACTCGGACGCCTACCTCGGCTGGGGCGGGGTCGCCGCCAACCTCGCCGTCGTCGCCGTCATCGTCGCCTCCCCCGGCCTCCCGGCGCAGGGGCGGCTCTCCCGGGTCCTGGGCTGGCGCCCCCTCGTCGCGCTCGGTCGCTCCAGCCTCGCGGTCTACGTGTGGCACTACCCGATCTTCTTCGGGGTCGGCCAGCGGGTGCCGACCTGGCCGGCCCCCGCCAAGGCGGCCCTCGCCCTCGTGCTGCTGGCCCTGGCGGTGGCCGTCACCGTCCGCCACGTCGAGCGGCCGGTCGAGGCGTGGGTGCAGCGACGCCTCGGGGCGCGGCCCGCGGACCGCGAGGAGCTGGCGGCCCTGCCCCTGCTCGACGAGCCCGCGCTCAGCCGCGCCGGCGCAGGCGCTGGACCCGCGACAGCGCCTTCTGCACCGTCTCGTCCCTGAGCCCGAGGCGCCGCTTCGCGCGGTCGTAGACGTCGAGCGCCTGGCGGTCGGCCCAGATCGCGACGCGCTTGGCGCCGTCCCCCGGGCGGGCCCGGTAGTTCGTCGCGCGGCGGACCGCGTGGTCCTCCTCGGTGAAGTAGTAGAGGGCCAGCGAGCGCCGCGCCTCCCCCGGCGGGCAGGTCAGGGCGTCCGGGTGGCCGTGGAAGCTGTCCGCCGAGGTCGTGAAGACGAGCATCCGGTTGCCCTTCGGCGCGACCCGCGCGCGGCAGGCGGTCATCGCGGGGTCCCACAGCTCGAGCCGGCCGCCCCACTCCGCCGGCCACTCCTCGTTGAGGTAGAGCAGGATGTTGACCCGTCGCGCCCAGTTCTCGTGCTCGTGGTGGGTCGTGAAGTCGGCGTGGATGTTGAGGTGCCCGCCGCGCAGCGTCTGGTGCAGCCCGCCGCCGTCCATCGACCAGTCGGACATGAGGTCCTCGATGCCGGTCAGCTGCTCGAGGTAGGCGACGAACGCGGGGGCGCACAGCTCGGCGGCGATCGCCCGCAGGGTCTGCCCCCACGAGTCCGGGACGGTGTTGGAGTACTTCGTCTCGTTGACGTGGAGGTAGCCCCGCCAGAACGGGTCGTCGGTGCCGGGGAACTCCTCGACGGCCGCGGCGAAGGCCTCCGGGCGCAGCACGTCGTCGAGCACGACGTGGGGGAACGGGTCGGCCGCGCGGTAGGCGGCGCTGGCCTGCGGCAGGGCGGCCTCGAGCCGCTCGAGGTCGAGGTACTGGCTCGGCATGGCGCCACTATGGCACGAGGTGGCGCGGCGTTACTGGTGGGTCACATACAATCCAGCGACGTCGCGACGCCGCCTCGACCGGGCGGACCCGCGCCCACCCAGGACGGACACCGATGACCCAGACCGCCGCCGCCGGCAGCCCCCGCGTGGGCGTGCTCGTCGTCGCGTACAACGCCGCCACGACCCTCGTCGAGACGCTCGACCGGCTGCCCGCGTCCTTCCGGGCCGAGGTCGACCACGTGCTGCTCGCCGACGACTCGAGCCAGGACGACACCTACGCCATCGGTCTCGCCTACCGCGAGACGACCGACCTGCCGCTCACCGTCGTGCGCCACGAGAAGAACCTCGGCTACGGGGGCAACCAGAAGGCCGGGTACCGCTGGGCCATCGGGCACGGCCTCGACGTCGTCGTCCTCCTCCACGGCGACGGGCAGTACGCCCCCGAGGTCATCGAGGAGCTCGTCCGCCCGCTGACGCAGGGGCGCGCCGACGCGGTCTTCGGCTCCCGGATGATGGTGCGCGGCCAGGCGCTCAAGGGCGGGATGCCGGTCTACAAGTACGTCGGCAACCGGATCCTCACGACCTTCCAGAACGCGATGACCGGCGCCCGCCTCAGCGAGTGGCACAGCGGCTACCGGGCCTACCGGGTCGACGCCCTGGCCGACCTCGCCCTCGACACCTACAGCGACGACTTCGACTTCGACACCGAGATCATCCTCGGGCTCCTCGACGCCGGGAAGCGGGTCGAGGAGGTCCCGATCCCCACCTACTACGGCGACGAGATCTGCTACGTCAATGGGATGGCCTACGCGCGCGACGTCGCCCGCGACGTGCTGCGGCACCGCGCCGGCCGGATGGGCTTCGGCGCCCACCGCACGCCCGGGGCCCCCGACGCCTACGAGCTCAAGCCCTCCCCGCACTCCAGCCACGGCCGCCTGCTCGCGTGGCTCGACGCCGCGCCCGCCGGCCGGGTCCTCGACGTCGGCTGCTCCGACGGCGCGTTCGGCGCGCTGGCCCGCCGCGCCGGGCACGAGGTCGTCGGGGTCGACCTCGTCAAGCACGACGGGGTCGGCGAGCGGCTCGACGGCTTCGTCGAGGCCGACCTCGGGCGCGGCCTGCCGGACGCGGTCGGGGCCGGCTACGACCGGGTCGTCGCCGCCGACGTGCTCGAGCACGTCGCCGACCCCGAGTCGCTGCTGCGCGACATCACGGCGCGCCTGGCCGACGGCGGCGAGATCCTCGTGTCGGTGCCGAACTTCGGCCACTGGTACCCCCGCGGTCGCACCGCCGTCGGGCGCTTCGACTACGACAGCCGCGGTCCGCTCGACGAGGGGCACCTGCGCTTCTTCACCCGGCGCAGCTTCGAGCGGCTCGTCGCGCGCAGCGGCCTGACCGTCCTCGAGCGCGACGTCGTCGGCGTCCCCGTCGACGTCCTCGACCGGGGACGCACCGGGGGCCGTCGGGTCGACGTGCTGCGCGCCGTGGGGGCGGCCGACCGCGCCGCCGTGCGGGGCTGGCCGACCCTCTTCGGCTACCAGCTGCTCTACCGCCTCGGGCCCGCGTGACGGCTCCGGCCCCGCTCCACCCCCGGGTCGTCGCGGCCACCCTCGCGGGGTGCCTGACCGGCGCCCTGGTCCAGCTCCTCGTGCTGCTCGACCTCGGGTGGAACCCGGGGCGGACGGCGGTCGGGCTGGGGTACGCCTCGAACTTCTTCGACCTGCAGGCGCAGGCCCTCCTCGACGGCCGGCTCGACCTGCCGGCCGGCAGCCTCGGCATCGAGGGGTTCGAGATCGGCGGCCGGACGTACATGTACTTCCCGCCGTTCCCGGCCCTCCTGCGCGTCCCGGTCATGCTCGTCACGCACGAGTTCGACGGACGGCTCACGGTCCTCTCGATGGCCCTCGCGTGGCTGGTCACGGCGGTCATGGCGACCAAGCTGCTCTGGTTCGCCCGCCGGGTCGTGCGCGGCGACGGCGTGCCGGGCCGGCGGGAGGCCGCGGCCGCCGCGGTCCTGCTCGCCGCGCTGACCGGCGGCACCGTGCTCACCTTCGACGCCGGCCTGCCGTGGGTCTACCACGAGGTCTACGCGTGGTCGGTGGCGACGGTCGTCGGCGCGCTGTACTGGCTGGCGCGGGCGGCGTGGTCCCCCGACCGGCGCTCGCTCGGCTGGCTCGCCGCCTTCGTCCTCGCGGCGGTCATGACCCGCACGACCGGTGGCTTCGCGGTCATCGGCGCGACCCTGCTCGCGGGGGCGGCGTGGTGGCTCGTCGACGGGCGCACCCGCCCCGACGGGCGACGCCTGGCCGGGGGCTTCCTCGCCGCGGCCCTCGTCCCGCTGCTGCTGTCGGTCGCCCTCAACCAGGTCAAGTTCGGCCACCCGTACCTCTTCCCGCTCGCCGACCAGGTGTGGACCGGCGTCAACGCCCACCGCCGCGAGGCCCTCGCCGCCAACGGCGGGCACATCACCGGGCTGCAGTTCCTCCCG is from Arthrobacter sp. NEB 688 and encodes:
- a CDS encoding ABC transporter substrate-binding protein — its product is MNNVTRRGFLGLAGVAGAAGLSACAGTGTSATSDQGGDGTTLELWSNHPGNSKPVEQELIAAFQKANPGITVKLVDAGKNYEEVAQKFNGALVGGTLPDLVVVSDVTWFNFALNKQLTPLDELLTTAKIDTADYVDALYGDYLFDGGHFALPYSRSTPLFYYNKEIWSKAGLEDRGPKDWDEFKEWSEALKAAAGNGKFAMELPDGSNYLDWHFQNMAWGYGGGYSQEWTPTFSAEGTVKAGQYLQDLAKGGVVKFNATPEADFSAGLAGCILQSTGSLGGITKDAKFEVGTAFLPGEGNCPTGGAGLGIPANISDARKANAVKLAEFLTNAESTVTFTQATGYMPVRKSAVELQSEKDYLAKNPNAKTAIDQLPQTRSQDNVRVLLPGGGARIGKGLDQVAQGQDVATVFAGLDQESQQVFDNQIKSKL
- a CDS encoding carbohydrate ABC transporter permease — protein: MTARAHGAEAASHRSRGMTVAGYAGMVVVLLVVGVPLFWIVITSLKERGDIYVQPAQWLPDPGTTANYRDVTTRIPFLDYFRNSVIITLVLSASKIVLGVISAYALSLLRFPGRNVVFLVVIAALMVPNQITVISNYALVAQLGWRNTFQGIIIPLAGVAFGTFLMRNQFLSLPGEIIEAARLDGAGPIKLLWRVVLPMSWPTLVAFSLITVVNEWNEYLWPFLMSDDQRTAPLPVGLTLLQNNDGVTNWGPVMAGTVLAMLPVLVLFLVLQRQMIKGLTAGAVKS
- a CDS encoding bifunctional glycosyltransferase/class I SAM-dependent methyltransferase, with product MTQTAAAGSPRVGVLVVAYNAATTLVETLDRLPASFRAEVDHVLLADDSSQDDTYAIGLAYRETTDLPLTVVRHEKNLGYGGNQKAGYRWAIGHGLDVVVLLHGDGQYAPEVIEELVRPLTQGRADAVFGSRMMVRGQALKGGMPVYKYVGNRILTTFQNAMTGARLSEWHSGYRAYRVDALADLALDTYSDDFDFDTEIILGLLDAGKRVEEVPIPTYYGDEICYVNGMAYARDVARDVLRHRAGRMGFGAHRTPGAPDAYELKPSPHSSHGRLLAWLDAAPAGRVLDVGCSDGAFGALARRAGHEVVGVDLVKHDGVGERLDGFVEADLGRGLPDAVGAGYDRVVAADVLEHVADPESLLRDITARLADGGEILVSVPNFGHWYPRGRTAVGRFDYDSRGPLDEGHLRFFTRRSFERLVARSGLTVLERDVVGVPVDVLDRGRTGGRRVDVLRAVGAADRAAVRGWPTLFGYQLLYRLGPA
- the rpsA gene encoding 30S ribosomal protein S1, translated to MTASTVAKTAPQIAINDIGSEEDLLAAIDATIKHFNDGDIVEGRIVKVDRDEVLLDIGYKTEGVIPSRELSIKHDVDPNEVVKVGDEVEALVLQKEDKEGRLILSKKRAQYERAWGTIEKIKEEDGVVTGTVIEVVKGGLILDIGLRGFLPASLVEMRRVRDLQPYVGKEIEAKIIELDKNRNNVVLSRRAWLEQTQSEVRTTFLKELGKGQVRTGVVSSIVNFGAFVDLGGVDGLVHVSELSWKHIDHPSEVVEVGDEVKVEVLDVDMDRERVSLSLKATQEDPWQHFARTHAIGQVVPGKVTKLVPFGAFVRVDDGIEGLVHISELAERHVELPEQVVTVGQEIFVKVIDIDLERRRISLSLKQANEDGAGQVEFDPTLYGMAAEYDEQGNYKYPEGFDPETNEWLEGFETQREAWEKQYAEAHSRWEAHRAQVEAFAKADAEAAGGSAETSYSSESGSSSSSSESSPRPQVTQSEGTLASDEALAALREKLTGN
- a CDS encoding acyltransferase — its product is MTAAAAPSTASSRSTALDWVRGVAIVLVVLSHMWALWSIETLAGVPPLLHLLQSGNIAVTVFLVVAGFLLTRSLIGRAGTRDDDAGRVGAIAAERPGLAVLTRVVRISSQTWPLLLLVWFVALAEGGGEVVETQTERSVLWVGTFGWNVYLQSQALLARADLGHLWYTAVYVQVTLLLVALVRGLRHRRVVLALTLGGLLLACTLWRAHVADVEPLTTALLRTTTRMDGMLWGALAAVCWPWLRPVRAVAGTVVSYALTLFAVLVLVLGNSDAYLGWGGVAANLAVVAVIVASPGLPAQGRLSRVLGWRPLVALGRSSLAVYVWHYPIFFGVGQRVPTWPAPAKAALALVLLALAVAVTVRHVERPVEAWVQRRLGARPADREELAALPLLDEPALSRAGAGAGPATAPSAPSRP
- a CDS encoding sugar ABC transporter permease, with translation MPPTSTTQPDVARGGTAGPPAPVGPPPRRSSGRAWEWSLAALLLAPNLVLLVVFTYRPLLDNIRLSFTDWNISAPVANPVGVANYVEWFGREDTRTVLGNTLVFTVATVGISMALGLGLAVLLDQRLRGRNLVRSAVFAPFVISGAAVGVAFQFVFDPSFGLVRDLLARIGVEAPDFYQRSGWALFMVTFTYIWKNLGYTFVIYLAALQGRRADLDEAAEIDGASPWTHFRKVLLPQLRPTTFFLSITVLLSSVQVFDIINVMTRGGPVGDGTMTLVYQVYRETFVNQRAGYGATVATVMFLILLLVTVVQVRIMDRGQRS
- a CDS encoding DUF3068 domain-containing protein, translating into MRGIVTKLLVFLGAFLVTTAILSLAYASGQVQKTPLDVDTVTRLSGEAQVAGPDGLENTPVKAVSITHADSELSTGDVVLFQNSSCLVRDPDGNAPDCVAADDPSKALLSASTDTFATDRRTAMPVNDFANLPADAAPKEGLVNKFPFGVEQKTYPFWDGLVGGAVDATYQGEEDVDGLATYKFLVSVKDAPIQITDGVAGTYSTDKTMWVEPTTGSIIDQKEHQVRLLDDGSPFLDLTFGFTPETVKTNVDSGSTNASQLGLLTRTVPLVGGILGVVALLGGLALWLAGRRGGRHGAADEGGTLERSRVPAGR
- a CDS encoding methyltransferase domain-containing protein; this encodes MTSEAGRRPVDAAETLAANRSWWDGEAEDYYAEHGAFLGDDAFVWGPEGWTEAELDLLGVRDGMTVLEIGAGAAQCSRWLARTHDVRVVASDLSAGMLRTGRRLDARGGTTPLPLLQCDGTVIPLADASVDRVFTAYGVIPFVADSGAVLREAARVLRPGGRFVFSTSHPVRWAFPDVPGPAGLTVSQSYFDRTPYVESEAGVVTYTEHHRTLGDLVRQVVAAGLVLRDLVEPEWPERNEAEWGGWSPLRGRVLPGTAILVTERPG
- a CDS encoding 2OG-Fe(II) oxygenase; protein product: MPSQYLDLERLEAALPQASAAYRAADPFPHVVLDDVLRPEAFAAAVEEFPGTDDPFWRGYLHVNETKYSNTVPDSWGQTLRAIAAELCAPAFVAYLEQLTGIEDLMSDWSMDGGGLHQTLRGGHLNIHADFTTHHEHENWARRVNILLYLNEEWPAEWGGRLELWDPAMTACRARVAPKGNRMLVFTTSADSFHGHPDALTCPPGEARRSLALYYFTEEDHAVRRATNYRARPGDGAKRVAIWADRQALDVYDRAKRRLGLRDETVQKALSRVQRLRRRG